Proteins encoded within one genomic window of Lactococcus garvieae:
- a CDS encoding B3/4 domain-containing protein, which produces METVTVDKNLGELFPDTKIYTLTLNNIDNHSNNKAIYQEMLDSAIKSSEKFLTEEDFKDNFIISEWREIFTQFKKKKGARSSIEALLKRVAQGKKLEPINPLVDIYNSISLEYGVPCGGEDLDKIVGDLHLGFAQGGEEFYPLGANDNEPALPQELIYYDKDGAICRSLNWREAQRTMLTEDTKNAILVIEAITPEQQERSLLAIKALQKKVKDIMNIEGTMSTVSPA; this is translated from the coding sequence ATGGAAACCGTAACTGTAGATAAAAATTTGGGGGAACTTTTCCCAGATACTAAAATATATACTTTGACATTAAATAATATTGATAATCATTCAAACAATAAAGCTATCTATCAGGAAATGCTTGATTCTGCAATAAAATCTTCAGAAAAATTTTTGACAGAGGAAGACTTCAAAGATAATTTTATAATATCGGAATGGCGAGAGATATTTACTCAGTTTAAAAAGAAAAAAGGAGCCCGTTCTTCGATTGAAGCCCTTTTAAAAAGAGTTGCACAAGGGAAAAAGCTGGAGCCTATTAATCCATTAGTTGACATTTATAATAGCATCTCATTAGAATATGGAGTGCCTTGTGGAGGGGAAGATTTAGACAAAATTGTTGGTGATCTCCACTTAGGTTTTGCTCAGGGTGGAGAAGAATTCTATCCTTTAGGTGCAAACGATAATGAACCTGCTCTTCCTCAAGAACTTATATATTATGATAAAGACGGGGCCATTTGTCGCTCATTAAATTGGCGTGAAGCGCAGCGAACAATGCTCACCGAAGATACTAAGAACGCCATCTTAGTCATAGAAGCGATCACTCCTGAACAACAAGAGCGTTCACTTTTAGCAATTAAAGCTTTACAAAAAAAGGTAAAGGATATTATGAATATTGAAGGTACGATGAGTACAGTAAGTCCGGCATAA
- a CDS encoding GNAT family N-acetyltransferase has translation MTALQGLSIETFTETFGEQNPKADLNLYLKTAFSIHKLRQELDNPNNKFYFVFYEEFLVGYIKLKETKIHRNLVHYNTLEVERIYVKKEFQGCGIGKYLLEYACNKGRQLHKDYVYLSVWEKNEKALGFYKRQEFIESGKRVFNLGTLPQNDLIMMKKIGK, from the coding sequence GTGACGGCTTTACAAGGACTTAGTATCGAAACTTTTACAGAGACTTTTGGCGAACAAAATCCTAAAGCTGATCTAAACTTATATTTGAAAACAGCATTCAGCATACACAAGTTAAGACAGGAATTAGATAACCCTAATAACAAATTTTATTTTGTTTTTTATGAAGAATTTCTTGTGGGCTATATAAAGTTGAAGGAAACAAAAATACATAGGAATTTAGTGCATTATAATACGCTTGAAGTAGAACGCATCTATGTAAAAAAAGAATTCCAAGGGTGTGGTATAGGCAAATATTTATTAGAATATGCCTGTAATAAAGGGCGACAACTTCACAAAGATTATGTTTATCTCAGTGTCTGGGAAAAAAACGAAAAGGCATTGGGATTTTACAAGAGACAAGAATTTATTGAATCAGGTAAACGTGTTTTTAATTTAGGAACTTTACCGCAAAATGATTTAATAATGATGAAAAAAATAGGAAAATAA